The Carassius auratus strain Wakin chromosome 5, ASM336829v1, whole genome shotgun sequence genome includes a window with the following:
- the LOC113086265 gene encoding uracil-DNA glycosylase isoform X2 produces MIGQKSITSFFSPMSKKRDLDEIRTQSTTTYTKMSQGKKRKLSPEQLQRISRKKAAALERLAGKQALPSGFGESWEAALSAELGKPYFRSLMSFVAEERQKHTIYPPPDEVFTWTQECDIKDVKVVILGQDPYHGASQAHGLCFSVQRPVPPPPSLVNIFKELASDIEGFEHPGHGDLSGWAKQGVLLLNAVLTVRAHQANSHKDKGWETFTDAVIHWLSTHTQDLVFILWGAYAQKKGAAIDKERHHVLQTVHPSPLSAHRGFFGCKHFSQTNQLLRKSGKKPIDWKAL; encoded by the exons ATGATTGGACAGAAAAGTATCACGTCATTTTTTTCGCCCATGTCCAAAAAAAGAGATCTGGACGAGATA CGAACACAGAGTACAACCACATACACTAAAATGTCTCAGGGCAAGAAACGGAAGTTGAGTCCCGAGCAGCTGCAGCGGATCTCCAGGAAGAAGGCGGCGGCGCTGGAGAGGCTCGCCGGGAAACAGGCTCTCCCGAGCGGCTTCGGAGAGAGCTGGGAGGCGGCGCTCAGCGCGGAGCTCGGGAAGCCCTACTTTAGATCA TTAATGTCATTTGTTGCTGAGGAGAGGCAGAAGCACACCATCTACCCTCCTCCAGATGAGGTTTTTACCTGGACACAAGAATGTGACATAAAAGAT gtGAAGGTTGTGATACTTGGCCAGGATCCTTACCATGGAGCGAGCCAGGCTCATGGGCTTTGTTTCAGCGTGCAGAGACCTGTGCCTCCTCCACCGAG CTTGGTGAACATCTTCAAGGAGCTGGCTTCAGACATCGAAGGCTTCGAGCATCCCGGTCATGGAGATCTGTCAGGATGGGCCAAGCAAG GAGTTCTGTTGCTGAACGCGGTGCTGACGGTGCGCGCTCACCAGGCCAACTCTCACAAGGACAAGGGCTGGGAGACGTTCACTGATGCTGTGATACACTGGCTCAGCACTCACACGCAGGATCTGGTCTTCATCCTCTGGGGCGCGTACGCTCAGAAGAAGGGGGCTGCCATCGACAAG GAGCGGCATCACGTTCTGCAGACGGTGCACCCCTCTCCACTGTCTGCTCACCGAGGCTTCTTCGGATGCAAGCATTTCTCACAGACCAATCAGCTGCTGAGGAAATCAGGAAAGAAGCCCATCGACTGGAAGGCTCTGTGA
- the LOC113086265 gene encoding uracil-DNA glycosylase isoform X1 — MIGQKSITSFFSPMSKKRDLDEIVRCPEDAGDHGKKRKLSPEQLQRISRKKAAALERLAGKQALPSGFGESWEAALSAELGKPYFRSLMSFVAEERQKHTIYPPPDEVFTWTQECDIKDVKVVILGQDPYHGASQAHGLCFSVQRPVPPPPSLVNIFKELASDIEGFEHPGHGDLSGWAKQGVLLLNAVLTVRAHQANSHKDKGWETFTDAVIHWLSTHTQDLVFILWGAYAQKKGAAIDKERHHVLQTVHPSPLSAHRGFFGCKHFSQTNQLLRKSGKKPIDWKAL, encoded by the exons ATGATTGGACAGAAAAGTATCACGTCATTTTTTTCGCCCATGTCCAAAAAAAGAGATCTGGACGAGATAGTTAGATGTCCAGAGGACGCAGGAGATCAT GGCAAGAAACGGAAGTTGAGTCCCGAGCAGCTGCAGCGGATCTCCAGGAAGAAGGCGGCGGCGCTGGAGAGGCTCGCCGGGAAACAGGCTCTCCCGAGCGGCTTCGGAGAGAGCTGGGAGGCGGCGCTCAGCGCGGAGCTCGGGAAGCCCTACTTTAGATCA TTAATGTCATTTGTTGCTGAGGAGAGGCAGAAGCACACCATCTACCCTCCTCCAGATGAGGTTTTTACCTGGACACAAGAATGTGACATAAAAGAT gtGAAGGTTGTGATACTTGGCCAGGATCCTTACCATGGAGCGAGCCAGGCTCATGGGCTTTGTTTCAGCGTGCAGAGACCTGTGCCTCCTCCACCGAG CTTGGTGAACATCTTCAAGGAGCTGGCTTCAGACATCGAAGGCTTCGAGCATCCCGGTCATGGAGATCTGTCAGGATGGGCCAAGCAAG GAGTTCTGTTGCTGAACGCGGTGCTGACGGTGCGCGCTCACCAGGCCAACTCTCACAAGGACAAGGGCTGGGAGACGTTCACTGATGCTGTGATACACTGGCTCAGCACTCACACGCAGGATCTGGTCTTCATCCTCTGGGGCGCGTACGCTCAGAAGAAGGGGGCTGCCATCGACAAG GAGCGGCATCACGTTCTGCAGACGGTGCACCCCTCTCCACTGTCTGCTCACCGAGGCTTCTTCGGATGCAAGCATTTCTCACAGACCAATCAGCTGCTGAGGAAATCAGGAAAGAAGCCCATCGACTGGAAGGCTCTGTGA